A single window of Lentimicrobiaceae bacterium DNA harbors:
- a CDS encoding ABC transporter permease: MKKTVIFVRLLRESYLFALSAIVVNKVRTILSLLGITIGIFSIISVFTVFDSIERTLRDSINSLGSNVLFVQKWPWAFGGDYPWWKYMKRPEPTMADLNEIQRRSNASEASTFMLSLSKNVKYGASSVDNANIMAVSHDYSRVMPVEFADGRYFTAEESAGGRPVCIIGDELVKNLFGNSEPIGKRIKVFGQKIEIIGLLKKEGEKSFGNSADNQVLLPINFARNFVDLKNDNTGAAIIVRAKPMVSNDELADELTGIMRSVRKLKPGVEDDFSINETSVISQGFDNLFRIVAIVGWIIGGFSLLVGGFGIANIMFVSVKERTAQIGIQKSMGAKNYFILQQFLFEAVFLSLFGGLVGLLIIYVLTLAVSAVFDMNLVLTAGNIALGVTVSAVIGLVSGFLPAWSASRLDPVEAMRSTF; this comes from the coding sequence ATGAAAAAGACTGTAATTTTTGTAAGGTTGCTGCGTGAAAGCTACTTATTTGCTCTTAGTGCTATTGTAGTTAACAAGGTCAGAACTATTTTGTCTCTGCTGGGGATCACCATTGGCATCTTCTCCATTATTTCCGTTTTTACAGTTTTTGACTCTATTGAAAGAACTTTGCGCGACAGTATCAATTCGCTGGGCAGTAATGTGTTGTTTGTTCAAAAATGGCCCTGGGCATTTGGTGGAGACTACCCCTGGTGGAAATATATGAAACGGCCTGAACCAACAATGGCTGATTTAAATGAAATTCAAAGGCGGAGTAATGCTTCGGAAGCCAGTACTTTTATGCTTAGCCTTTCTAAAAATGTTAAATATGGAGCATCTTCGGTCGACAATGCCAATATTATGGCGGTGTCGCATGATTACAGCAGGGTGATGCCTGTTGAATTTGCTGATGGACGTTATTTTACCGCCGAGGAATCGGCCGGAGGAAGACCTGTTTGTATCATTGGCGATGAACTGGTCAAAAATCTGTTTGGCAATAGTGAACCCATCGGAAAAAGAATCAAAGTTTTTGGCCAGAAAATTGAAATCATTGGCCTGCTTAAAAAAGAAGGCGAAAAGAGTTTTGGCAATTCGGCTGATAACCAGGTTTTACTGCCCATTAATTTTGCCCGGAATTTTGTTGACCTTAAAAATGACAATACTGGTGCCGCCATCATCGTCAGAGCCAAGCCCATGGTGTCTAATGATGAACTGGCCGATGAGCTCACCGGCATAATGCGCTCAGTCCGGAAGTTAAAACCCGGTGTGGAGGACGATTTCTCAATTAATGAAACCAGTGTTATCTCTCAGGGTTTCGATAACTTATTTCGTATCGTGGCCATTGTTGGATGGATAATTGGTGGTTTTTCTCTACTTGTAGGAGGGTTTGGCATTGCCAATATCATGTTTGTTTCGGTAAAGGAACGGACTGCACAAATAGGTATTCAAAAATCGATGGGAGCCAAAAATTATTTTATCCTTCAGCAATTCCTCTTCGAAGCAGTGTTTCTTTCGCTTTTTGGAGGACTGGTTGGCTTGTTGATAATTTATGTTTTAACGTTGGCTGTTTCGGCTGTGTTTGATATGAATCTTGTTCTGACAGCCGGCAATATTGCGTTGGGTGTTACTGTTTCGGCCGTAATCGGGTTGGTTTCAGGGTTTTTACCTGCCTGGTCGGCCTCACGCCTTGATCCGGTTGAAGCTATGCGATCAACGTTTTAA
- the mreD gene encoding rod shape-determining protein MreD: protein MNSYGKDILRFFVLIAVQVLLLDNVHIGGYINPCLYVFFILLLPFETPGWLLLVSAFFLGLSIDSFTNSTGLHTAATVFMAFLRPQVIRITGAPADYEGNLKPGIADMGFRWFLIYSLILILAHQFVLALLDAFRIAEAGMILLRMLLSSLATLSLVLITEYLFMRRRK, encoded by the coding sequence ATGAATAGTTACGGCAAAGATATTCTCAGATTTTTTGTTCTGATTGCGGTTCAGGTGCTTTTGCTTGACAACGTTCATATTGGCGGGTACATCAATCCCTGTTTATATGTATTCTTTATACTTCTTCTTCCATTTGAAACTCCTGGCTGGCTGTTACTTGTCAGTGCTTTTTTTCTGGGGCTAAGCATCGATTCATTCACCAATTCAACCGGATTGCATACTGCAGCCACTGTCTTCATGGCCTTTTTAAGGCCTCAGGTTATCAGAATAACCGGAGCACCAGCCGATTATGAAGGCAACCTGAAACCCGGAATCGCGGATATGGGGTTTCGTTGGTTCCTCATTTATTCGCTCATTCTTATATTAGCCCATCAATTCGTACTGGCCCTGCTCGACGCATTCAGAATAGCCGAAGCTGGCATGATTCTGCTCAGGATGCTCCTCAGTTCACTCGCAACGCTTTCTTTGGTGCTTATTACTGAATATCTTTTTATGCGGCGCCGAAAATAA
- the purH gene encoding bifunctional phosphoribosylaminoimidazolecarboxamide formyltransferase/IMP cyclohydrolase: MSQNKKIKSALISVFYKDGLAPLVKLLDQAGVSIYSTGGTFDFISSLGIKAHTVESLTNYPSILGGRVKTLHPKVLGGILGRQSLPSDIAEMEQYGIPPFDLVIVDLYPFEATVSSGASHQDIIEKIDIGGISLIRAASKNYQDVVVVPSSKHYPELINLLENSGCSTTIEDRLRFASYGFAESSHYDSAIFNYMGQLSGHQEFRYSAPSGNVLRYGENPHQKGVFFGNLHQVFEQLHGKELSYNNLLDLDAAVGLIKEFKETTFAILKHNNACGVASRPLLTDAWKAALAGDPVSAYGGVLVTNTIIDAEAAAEINLLFFEIILAPGYEKNALELLKSKKNRIILQAKSFDFQPKQFRTVLNGVLQQDKDLKTETANDLKVVTRLAPEAELIDDLLFANILVKHSKSNAIVLAKGKQLLGSGAGQTSRVDALKQAIEKANGFGLSLTGAVMASDAFFPFADSVEIAHKAGIISVIQPGGSVRDEDSIEYCNANELSMVFTGVRHFKH, from the coding sequence ATGAGCCAGAACAAAAAAATCAAGTCAGCACTAATTTCAGTTTTTTACAAAGATGGTTTAGCCCCGCTCGTAAAATTACTCGACCAGGCAGGAGTTAGTATCTATTCAACCGGCGGAACTTTTGACTTTATATCGTCATTAGGGATAAAAGCGCATACCGTTGAATCGCTTACCAATTACCCGTCAATATTGGGAGGCAGAGTAAAAACACTGCATCCCAAAGTACTGGGAGGAATCCTGGGCAGACAATCACTTCCATCTGACATAGCTGAAATGGAACAATATGGCATTCCGCCATTTGACTTGGTTATAGTTGATCTGTATCCCTTTGAAGCAACTGTTTCTTCAGGTGCTTCGCATCAGGACATTATAGAGAAAATTGACATTGGAGGAATTTCACTGATTCGGGCGGCCTCTAAAAATTACCAGGATGTAGTGGTGGTTCCTTCATCAAAACACTATCCTGAGCTTATCAATCTGCTTGAGAACAGCGGTTGCAGCACAACGATTGAAGACCGGCTTCGTTTCGCATCCTATGGTTTTGCAGAATCATCACATTATGATTCTGCCATTTTCAATTACATGGGGCAATTATCAGGACATCAGGAATTTCGCTACAGTGCTCCGTCGGGCAATGTATTACGCTACGGCGAAAACCCTCATCAAAAGGGAGTATTTTTCGGCAATCTCCATCAGGTATTTGAACAGCTACATGGTAAAGAACTATCATACAACAACTTACTGGATTTAGATGCTGCTGTTGGATTAATCAAAGAATTCAAGGAAACAACATTTGCCATATTAAAACACAACAATGCATGTGGTGTTGCCTCCCGTCCGCTGCTCACAGATGCCTGGAAAGCAGCTCTTGCCGGAGACCCGGTTTCTGCCTATGGCGGTGTGTTGGTAACCAATACCATCATTGACGCTGAAGCTGCTGCCGAAATCAATTTGCTGTTCTTCGAAATTATTCTGGCACCAGGTTATGAAAAAAATGCACTAGAACTACTGAAGAGCAAGAAAAATAGAATAATTTTGCAGGCTAAATCGTTTGATTTTCAGCCTAAACAGTTTCGCACTGTGCTAAACGGTGTATTACAGCAGGATAAAGATCTGAAAACCGAGACAGCAAATGATTTAAAAGTAGTAACCCGGCTTGCCCCGGAAGCTGAATTGATTGACGATTTGCTGTTTGCCAACATTTTGGTAAAACACAGTAAATCAAATGCCATAGTGCTGGCAAAGGGCAAACAGTTGCTTGGCAGTGGTGCCGGGCAAACATCACGGGTAGATGCGCTCAAACAAGCCATCGAAAAGGCCAATGGCTTCGGCCTAAGCCTTACCGGTGCAGTCATGGCATCTGACGCTTTTTTCCCTTTTGCTGATTCAGTTGAAATAGCACATAAAGCAGGCATAATATCAGTAATTCAGCCTGGCGGATCTGTAAGGGATGAAGACTCAATTGAGTATTGTAATGCCAATGAACTGAGTATGGTTTTTACCGGTGTCAGACATTTTAAACACTAA
- a CDS encoding rod shape-determining protein, whose translation MGLFSFMTKEIAMDLGTANTIIIYNDKVVVDEPSIIAIERNTGKIIAVGKRAMMMHGKTHENIKTIRPLRDGVIADFQSAEYMIRELIKMTGPTRSLFPPALKMVICIPSGITEVEERAVKDSAEQAGAKEVRLIHEPMAAAIGIGIDVLEPTGNMIIDIGGGTSEIAVIALGGIVNNKSIRIAGDDFNNDIEEYMRKQHNINIGERTAEAIKINVGAAMTEIDNPPPDYPVHGRDMLTGIPKEIYVNYSEIAHCLDKSIAKIEAAVLNALEMTPPELSADIYRTGIYLAGGGSMLRGLDKRLHLKTKLPVHVADDPLRAVARGTGIALKNFNKFTFLIK comes from the coding sequence ATGGGACTTTTCTCCTTCATGACTAAAGAGATCGCAATGGATCTTGGAACTGCCAACACCATTATCATTTATAATGACAAGGTTGTGGTAGATGAACCATCCATTATTGCGATAGAGCGCAACACCGGAAAGATTATTGCCGTAGGGAAACGGGCTATGATGATGCATGGAAAGACCCACGAGAATATCAAAACAATCCGACCTCTTCGCGATGGCGTAATTGCTGATTTCCAATCAGCAGAATACATGATTCGCGAATTAATCAAAATGACCGGCCCTACCCGCAGTTTGTTTCCACCAGCGCTAAAAATGGTTATCTGTATACCTTCCGGCATCACCGAAGTAGAAGAAAGGGCGGTAAAAGATTCAGCTGAACAAGCCGGAGCCAAAGAAGTAAGACTCATTCATGAACCCATGGCTGCTGCCATTGGAATTGGCATAGATGTGTTGGAACCTACCGGAAATATGATTATTGATATAGGTGGCGGCACAAGTGAAATTGCTGTAATTGCACTGGGTGGAATCGTAAATAATAAATCTATCCGCATTGCCGGCGACGACTTTAACAATGACATTGAGGAGTACATGCGCAAGCAGCATAACATCAATATTGGCGAGAGGACTGCCGAAGCCATCAAAATTAATGTTGGGGCAGCCATGACCGAAATTGACAATCCACCGCCCGACTATCCAGTTCACGGACGCGATATGCTTACCGGCATTCCCAAGGAGATTTATGTAAACTATTCCGAAATCGCCCATTGCCTCGACAAATCTATTGCCAAAATAGAAGCAGCAGTTCTAAATGCGCTAGAAATGACACCTCCTGAGCTTTCAGCAGACATATACCGAACCGGTATTTACCTCGCAGGCGGTGGTTCAATGCTTCGCGGACTCGACAAAAGGCTGCACCTCAAAACCAAACTTCCCGTTCATGTGGCCGACGATCCCTTGCGGGCTGTTGCCAGAGGAACCGGCATTGCACTGAAAAATTTCAACAAGTTTACTTTCCTTATTAAATAA
- the mreC gene encoding rod shape-determining protein MreC, producing the protein MRHILAFIWKHNFFFLFLVLEVVSVILIANKSYYQRSVITKATDGITGSVFSTYSGITSYFTLKQENARLANENARLLNQLKANQVAIDTTTQTVTDTVYQQQYIFTVARVISNSTTLRSNYIMLNKGSRQGIHRDMAVINPDGIVGTVVSVSENFSWVMSVLNKHTKISARINRLNQMGTVVWNGGSPASGTLLDIPAHVKVNKGDTITTSGFSHIFPEGIMVGKVEKIHIESGEHFYVIDFRFSADLNSLGNVYVIENLHRKEQLELSKNVIDE; encoded by the coding sequence ATGCGACATATTCTGGCTTTCATCTGGAAGCACAATTTCTTTTTTCTGTTTCTGGTGCTCGAAGTAGTGTCTGTTATCCTGATCGCCAATAAAAGTTATTATCAGCGATCTGTGATTACCAAAGCTACTGATGGCATTACCGGAAGCGTATTCTCAACCTATTCAGGTATCACATCATACTTTACTCTGAAACAGGAAAATGCAAGATTAGCCAACGAAAATGCGCGCTTGCTTAACCAGCTCAAGGCAAATCAGGTTGCCATCGATACAACTACACAAACCGTTACAGATACTGTATATCAACAACAATACATTTTTACAGTAGCCCGGGTTATCAGCAATTCTACAACCCTCAGGAGCAATTATATTATGCTGAATAAAGGAAGCCGTCAGGGAATCCACCGCGATATGGCTGTTATCAATCCTGATGGAATTGTGGGAACAGTGGTAAGTGTTTCGGAAAACTTCAGCTGGGTGATGTCTGTTTTAAATAAGCACACCAAAATCAGTGCAAGAATCAATCGCCTGAACCAGATGGGCACTGTGGTCTGGAACGGAGGCAGCCCTGCATCAGGCACACTGCTTGACATTCCGGCGCACGTAAAGGTTAATAAAGGCGATACCATCACTACAAGCGGATTCAGTCATATTTTCCCTGAAGGAATTATGGTGGGTAAAGTTGAAAAAATACACATTGAAAGTGGTGAACATTTTTATGTAATCGATTTCAGATTTTCAGCCGACCTTAACAGCCTGGGAAATGTGTATGTAATTGAAAATCTTCATAGAAAAGAACAGTTGGAACTCAGCAAAAATGTGATTGATGAATAG
- a CDS encoding DHH family phosphoesterase — MQKRWVLKPGGDPATVTALAEELGVGPKLAELLVQRGINTYGEARAFFRPELSNLHDPFLMKDMDKAVERIAKALDNNEKILVYGDYDVDGTTAVSLVYTFLVEIGHKQIDFYIPDRYAEGYGISFQSVDFAAENGFKLVIALDCGIKAIEKVAKGKEKGVDYIICDHHRPGDTLPDAVAVLDAKRQDCPYPYKELSGCGVGFKLIQALASVRNVPFESLNKYLDLVVVSIASDIVPITGENRILAFYGLKLINQNPRAGFEAILKFSNINRKEQVNGQEPGSGLINGNGKDNGCFIFSRELTISDLVFLVGPRINAAGRIESGRNSVELLICEDPEKTEQIGQQINDFNTTRRDLDSNTTDMAMDAIKTIPRLKNAKTTVVYNPDWHKGVIGIVASRLIESYYRPTIVLTQSNGLITGSARSIKDFDIYDAIDECSELLEHFGGHKYAAGLSMKPENLEAFIEKFETVAARMISDEMLTPEVEVDLEINLNEINQKFFRVLKQFAPFGPGNMSPVFQTKRVIDNGYGRVVGKNHLKLTIGQPEIASVPFPAIAFQQGDHFHYISQGNSFNICYHIEENEWNNQKSIQLNIKDIKIPSEED; from the coding sequence ATGCAAAAGCGATGGGTTTTGAAACCAGGGGGTGATCCGGCAACGGTAACTGCACTGGCTGAAGAGTTGGGCGTGGGGCCAAAACTGGCCGAACTATTGGTGCAAAGAGGGATAAATACTTACGGGGAAGCACGTGCTTTTTTCAGACCCGAACTAAGTAACCTGCATGATCCTTTCCTGATGAAGGATATGGATAAAGCTGTTGAAAGAATAGCTAAAGCGCTGGATAACAATGAAAAAATTCTGGTATATGGCGATTATGATGTTGATGGAACCACTGCCGTATCACTGGTATATACCTTTTTGGTAGAAATTGGTCATAAACAAATTGATTTTTATATTCCTGACAGATATGCTGAAGGATATGGCATATCATTTCAAAGTGTTGACTTTGCCGCTGAAAACGGATTTAAGTTGGTTATTGCCCTTGATTGTGGAATAAAAGCCATTGAAAAAGTAGCTAAAGGAAAAGAAAAGGGAGTTGATTATATTATTTGTGACCACCACAGGCCTGGCGATACATTGCCTGATGCTGTTGCCGTGTTGGATGCAAAACGGCAGGATTGCCCTTATCCTTACAAAGAGCTTTCGGGATGTGGTGTCGGCTTTAAGTTAATTCAAGCCCTGGCCTCGGTGAGAAATGTGCCGTTTGAATCGCTCAATAAGTACCTCGATTTGGTTGTTGTCAGCATTGCTTCTGATATTGTTCCTATTACAGGCGAAAATCGGATTCTGGCTTTTTATGGACTGAAACTAATCAATCAAAACCCCAGAGCTGGCTTTGAAGCTATTTTGAAGTTTTCAAATATCAATCGAAAAGAGCAGGTTAACGGGCAGGAGCCGGGTAGTGGTTTGATCAATGGAAATGGAAAAGATAACGGTTGCTTTATTTTTAGCAGGGAGTTAACTATTTCTGATCTTGTTTTTCTGGTAGGGCCGCGAATAAATGCTGCCGGAAGAATTGAAAGTGGCCGGAATTCTGTCGAGCTTCTTATTTGTGAAGATCCCGAAAAAACAGAACAAATCGGACAACAAATCAATGACTTTAATACTACCCGTCGTGATTTGGATTCCAACACCACAGATATGGCAATGGATGCCATAAAAACGATTCCGCGGTTAAAAAATGCCAAAACCACAGTCGTTTATAACCCCGACTGGCACAAAGGAGTTATTGGGATTGTTGCTTCAAGGTTGATTGAATCTTATTACCGGCCAACCATTGTTTTAACACAATCAAATGGCCTGATTACCGGTTCGGCCAGATCGATCAAAGATTTTGATATTTATGATGCAATTGATGAATGCAGCGAATTGCTTGAGCATTTTGGTGGTCATAAATATGCAGCAGGTTTATCAATGAAACCTGAGAATCTTGAAGCATTTATCGAAAAATTTGAAACCGTGGCTGCCCGGATGATTTCTGATGAAATGCTTACTCCTGAAGTTGAAGTAGACCTTGAAATTAATCTGAATGAAATCAATCAGAAATTTTTCAGGGTGCTCAAGCAATTTGCTCCATTCGGACCAGGTAATATGTCGCCGGTGTTTCAAACCAAAAGGGTAATCGATAATGGTTATGGACGGGTTGTTGGAAAAAATCATCTGAAACTTACAATTGGACAGCCCGAAATTGCTTCAGTTCCTTTCCCGGCCATTGCTTTTCAGCAGGGCGATCATTTTCACTATATCAGCCAGGGAAATTCTTTCAATATCTGTTACCATATTGAAGAAAATGAATGGAATAATCAAAAGTCTATTCAGTTGAATATTAAGGATATAAAGATTCCTTCGGAAGAAGATTAG
- a CDS encoding FRG domain-containing protein: MNETTDIRVSNWSELQEMLFRDSWDGNLGRFRSSYVFRGLSDVNYELKTSLMRIEGPYNELERHLLRNFRKYAYRNTISGESVWNLLALAQHHGLPTRLLDWTYSPYVALHFATANLLKFDIDGVIWCVNYVRSNNFLPKALHQIIREEGSNAFTPQMLELQCSSLKHLDAMSEHRFALFLEPPSMDERIVNQHALFSLMSNATLLMSRWLSDHPDLFYRIIIPAELKWEIRDKLDQANITERVLFPGLDGLSSWLKRQYSPRTFNENRE; the protein is encoded by the coding sequence ATGAACGAAACAACAGATATCAGAGTTTCTAACTGGAGTGAACTTCAGGAAATGCTCTTTCGCGATTCGTGGGACGGTAATCTGGGACGATTCAGATCCTCCTATGTTTTCAGAGGGCTTTCAGATGTAAACTATGAGCTGAAAACCAGCCTGATGAGGATTGAAGGGCCATACAATGAACTTGAACGGCATCTGCTCAGAAATTTCAGAAAATATGCTTACCGGAATACCATTTCCGGCGAGTCTGTCTGGAATTTGCTGGCTTTGGCCCAGCATCATGGTTTGCCTACCCGGTTACTCGATTGGACTTATTCGCCTTATGTAGCATTGCATTTTGCCACAGCCAATCTGTTAAAGTTTGATATTGATGGTGTAATCTGGTGTGTAAATTATGTGAGATCCAATAATTTTCTGCCAAAAGCCCTGCACCAGATCATCAGAGAGGAAGGTTCGAATGCATTTACGCCTCAGATGCTCGAACTTCAGTGTAGCTCTTTAAAGCATCTCGATGCTATGTCAGAACACCGCTTTGCTCTGTTTCTTGAACCTCCGTCAATGGACGAAAGAATTGTTAATCAGCATGCATTATTTTCTCTTATGTCAAATGCAACTCTTCTCATGAGCCGATGGTTGAGTGATCACCCTGATTTGTTTTACCGAATTATTATTCCCGCCGAACTTAAATGGGAAATACGCGACAAACTTGATCAGGCCAACATTACCGAAAGAGTGCTGTTTCCCGGACTCGACGGATTAAGCAGCTGGCTGAAAAGACAATACAGCCCCAGGACTTTTAATGAAAATCGTGAATAA